A portion of the Drosophila innubila isolate TH190305 chromosome 3L unlocalized genomic scaffold, UK_Dinn_1.0 0_D_3L, whole genome shotgun sequence genome contains these proteins:
- the LOC117788714 gene encoding basic helix-loop-helix neural transcription factor TAP: protein MSACYNAYNPSQSFEFDEDEDDDASFDSGYEKSFETDANASSRRRLDFEEHYNNSTANASATPPVPAPLGYAGGWDVSVNSPPAGFVGLLDTSSNHSTRSGRTLVEHLNSRAPASSFEPQLTSTPVKSPEDPNAPRPKRKYAVGKNRVTRSRSPLQVVRIKKFRRMKANDRERNRMHTLNDALERLRVTLPSLPEETKLTKIEILRFAHNYIFALEQVLESGNTINLDLEKLQNFTLSGERITKELFEALFVNPQPFPMFGSGRIFPYGPHSQTPQMHYQGNQPVDYQSTQPPGFDFGSSMRFYQQQQQQQQQEQQHQELHSEPTVSGHFSQEKYDLFRSNFEAAANATALPTSEPALHHQSSFYTQTPPWKDYQEESVQQQLMYKQFAHQV, encoded by the coding sequence ATGTCCGCCTGTTACAACGCCTACAATCCATCGCAGTCCTTTGAGTTTGATGAGGATGAAGACGATGATGCCTCATTCGACAGTGGCTACGAGAAGAGCTTCGAGACGGATGCCAATGCCAGCTCCCGTCGTCGTCTGGACTTTGaggagcactacaacaacagcacggCCAATGCCAGCGCAACTCCGCCCGTTCCAGCTCCATTGGGATATGCCGGCGGCTGGGATGTGTCGGTTAACTCTCCACCGGCTGGCTTTGTGGGTCTCCTGGACACCAGCAGCAATCACAGCACACGCAGTGGTCGCACGCTGGTGGAGCATCTTAATAGTCGTGCTCCAGCGAGTAGCTTTGAGCCACAGCTGACGAGCACGCCCGTGAAGTCGCCGGAAGATCCGAATGCGCCACGACCAAAGCGTAAATATGCCGTCGGCAAGAACAGAGTCACCCGTTCACGGAGTCCCTTGCAGGTGGTGCGCATCAAGAAGTTCCGTCGCATGAAGGCCAACGATCGCGAGCGGAATCGGATGCACACGCTCAACGATGCGCTGGAGCGGCTGAGGGTAACTTTACCCTCGTTGCCGGAGGAGACAAAGCTGACAAAGATCGAGATACTTCGCTTTGCCCATAACTACATCTTTGCGCTGGAGCAAGTGCTCGAGAGTGGCAACACCATCAACCTGGACCTGGAGAAGCTGCAGAACTTTACGCTGAGTGGAGAGCGCATCACAAAGGAACTCTTTGAAGCTCTCTTTGTGAATCCCCAGCCATTCCCCATGTTCGGTAGCGGAAGAATCTTTCCCTATGGACCACATTCTCAGACACCACAAATGCACTACCAAGGCAATCAACCCGTGGATTATCAGTCAACACAGCCACCTGGTTTCGACTTTGGCAGCAGCATGCGCTtctaccaacaacaacaacagcagcagcagcaggagcagcagcatcaggAGCTGCACTCGGAGCCAACTGTTTCAGGTCACTTTTCTCAGGAGAAATATGATCTGTTTCGCAGCAACTTTGAGGCAGCCGCAAATGCAACGGCATTGCCAACATCTGAGCCAGCTCTTCATCACCAGAGCAGTTTCTACACCCAGACGCCACCCTGGAAGGATTACCAGGAGGAGTCTGTCCAGCAGCAGCTCATGTACAAACAGTTTGCTCATCAGGTATAG